The genomic DNA CGAGAAGCATGCCACAAAGTTGAATTATCTGTAATCTTGCAGAATAACTACCATATCCAAATCGACATTCTCAATCTTAAAACACATAAATTTGCAGGCTGGTTACTATTCAGCCCAATTGTTATGCTTGACATAGCCAACTAAGTGTAAATTGAATATATTTGTTAACATACCTTAATGTTCGCAGAAAAAAATGCATACTTGTTGTGCCAGCAAAATGAAAGCCCCCCATACCGTACAGAACTACAGATCGTATGCAAGCATCATGAAACACTCTAATGCACTAAGCCACTAACAAGTTAAAATGATATCACTCATGGCCTTCAACTTCCTAACATTGGTTTGAGCAGTTTAATATCAAAATGAATTATTATCAAACTAATATGAGCAAAGACAAGTGCGCATTCAgcttgaaaaataaaataaggtAGGGCCATTGAAGTTAAAATGATCAGAGAGAACGGCGCACCAGGTTCATAAGGTCATCAAAGTTGTTTGACATATTCCCAAGGCCCTGCATTGTACATAGAAGATTCCAGTAGCGTGTAAGTGAAACAAAAAATCACAGAACATGGTAAATATCTCAAAGTCAATTGACAAGAGCTCAAGAAGGCATTACTGGATACAATTTTTTCATCAAAAGAGTTGGAAGATGGTTTCCATactaaactatttttttttctcgaacatgcaggagaattgagtgtcatttcattaaaaagAAGTGAGAAAACAGTACAAACAAGAACCACCACAGCTACTCAAAACTTAGCTTACAGGCGCACCGCTTAAAATAAAAAGGCGACCAATTACCTTACATGGTCTAAGAACCAGAGGCAAGCGACCTTGACAACAACCCTCTAAGCTCATCTGCTCCAGCCATACTAAACTATCATGCTTCTCAAATTGTGGTTCTTTATGAAAGCTGGTTAAAAATGATATGGTGGGAAAACGGAGATGACACACATACGATTTCTCCTTGCATTAGTGACTGTGAATGAAGGCAGTCGTACACAGGTTGTACACTTGTACTCAATCTGTCGTACGTGTAGCATTATACGGTGGAAAATAATGCAGAGAGAATTAAGTACCTCAGAAATAATGCATAATTTGGCAGCCTGCCGTGCTTGACATAGTTGCTGATCCATCTGTGAACAAAAAGAGCGACACTGTCAAATTATTGCCAAACAACCTAATAAATGCCGGTGAACCTACTCTACCAAGACGCATTATTGCACCATACTGTGACCTCCAGTCTGAAACAAATTGATAAGGTAGGACTAGGGATAGCAGGAAGGACCGACTAGTCGTCCTCCCTCTGGAGGCTCTGACTGCTTTTTTGGGTTCTTCTTGCTTGGTTACAACGATCCACCAGGCTCCTCTTATATAGTCAATCCTAATAAATCCATCTAAAGAACCTGCTAACTTAATGTCTAAGCTAATTCCAAGCCAACCAACTAACAAAGGATACTTCTTGCTTTTTCAAGGTTTTAGAACAATAAGTAGGTGATACGCCTTTTATGCCTTAACTATCTTAGAAACTTCTATGTACCAAAAGAATCAGCTAAGTAGAACAAAGTAGAAGGAAAACTACAGGTCCAATACCTGCATGAGCTCTTGCAGTGCTTCCTGATTGATGCGATTTACTGGATGAGTAGGCTGCTCTGCATTTACATAATCCACAGCAGTGGAAATTTTAAGCAATATTTCCTGCCAATTTTGGATGAAAACAGCATAAGTAAATAATGTATCTAATGCTTCCTTATTCATGTGATTCAGTAGGGTAATGGACCACAAACTGCTAAAGTGATCCAACCTTTCTTACACATTAGAAAGTGAAGAGCTTGCTAAATAACATTATAAAGTTAAACAAAATGTTGTGTTTCATTGCCTAGCACCAAAAAGAATGAACTTACCGGGACAATATCCAAAACTGCAAATATCTTAGCTGCATATATTGAAGAATAGTAAGTTGAGATACATTGGAGATCGGGGCTGTCAAGTTTTCAAATTCAAGAAGTAAGATTTACATGTTCCAACAAAATGAGTCCAATAGAACAGCAAAGATGAAGATATACAATGCATAGAGGAGAATACATGTACATTTAAGGGGGAATATTTTTATAGAGCAACAATAATATCAAAGTTCATTATGTATGAAATAATAACTCATGAATCATCCTCCTACTCCTCCAAGTCCGCAGGATGTGGAAATGGACACCTGAAGGTGGTCGGTGGAggcctttttattttattttactctTTGAGGGAGTGATGCATGGATGTACAGAAAGGTAGAGTTCGTGCTTCAAAATATCAGCCTCATATCTTACAAATTTTCCTGTGTCTCTATTTAagattgaaaaaaaatgcagattTTTCAAGAAGTGGAGGGGTTGAATCGATATCCTAACTTTTGTGTGTGATATTTTGCATGGATGTACAGAAAGGTGGAGTGGAACAAAACCATTCTGGACAAATCTAGATAATCTTTTCTAAATCACAACAAATATTCAACAAACCTGAAGACTAACAGGGTAAACAGAAGTAAAATATAGCACTAGGATACAACACTTATTAAATTCAATAGCTATGCAGTGTTCAACACGCAGATACAGCTAAACAGGGAATCATTTTAGCAGAAGTGACAAAAATCAAGGTTCCTCCGATTCCCTTCCCATATTTTATCTTTATAAAGTAACCAGCTTCATTTACAAAAGGGGGAAATTAGCTAAACTGCCCGCTGAGAATTTTGGTACTACATAATAACACAGTAAAATGTAGATATTTGTTAaatacaaaaaagaaaaaaaaactacgcaTCAAAGTGCTAGCATAATTTCATCATAACAATCACCCAAAAATGTAACGGTAACAATGGACTTTGTAACTCTGCTGAATGCATTCAAAGCAAAAACAAATACATCCAATGGTAGCATAGAGAAGAATATTATCTTAGCATTGACAACACTAGTACTGTAGCATATGTTCTGAACTTCTATGACCATGAAAGCGTAAAATGGAGAAGAAAAACCTTTCACACTGCTTGGTTCTTTGGAGAGGTGCACTCAGCCATGATTGAAATTTAAGAAACACCGTATGCAAAAATATTGTTTCCGATGGATCCTGACTGATATTCTTCTTAAGAAGTGTCTCAAACAATGTAAGGTAAACCCATGCATATTTAGCATCAGTAATCTGAGAAAAATATGAGAAATAGCACATAGTTAGAAATGCATTAATTCTAAGAGGATTATTAGCTACACTTTCAGCTTACATGTAGTCAATGACGAACGTATAAATATGATGGTAATGTTTTTGCTCGGGTGAATCCAAATATCAAACAGACAAAAATAAGCTCTTACCACTGACAAAATATTTATTGCTTCTTGGTTTAGGTTAAGGATTTTTATCATATCATGGAGATTCTTCTGTATTTTGGAGAAGCCTTGCTTTATCTGCACGCTCTCTTTGATCTGCATCATTTAGTAAAGAAACTTATTATACAGCTATCTATAACAATGGTcagtgttaaaaaaaaaagttgacaaCCCCATTTCAAAACAGAGGGGGATAATAAATATTGATATAAAAAAGGCTATGTCAAAAGAAACTTGAATCCAATTGCATTCCAACACCGCAGAAAAGGTCTGATGTCTTATAACTAGATTTTAATAATTTCCATCTCCCTTAGTGTTCAACAAAGTTTGGTATTTTCTTGTCTAGTTTTTTCATTTatcccccaccccccacccccacccccctgCACACGAATATCAAATCCAAACCTTAGTTGAAGCCCGAAGTGAACCCTATGTTGTTTTCTTGTGGGAACAGCCCAATATGGTATGCCATCATTATAGTTTTCGAACTAAGAATTAAAGAAGTTGGGAAGCTTCTACCTGGTGGAGCATCTCAATATCTTTAAGTGTAGACAGCACTCGATGGATTGTCCTGCCACAGCTTCCAATTGAAGTATAGTTCAGGGAAATAAGCTGCCAGAAAATAATAAGCACAAGTTAGCAAAATTCAATATGTATAACTCCCAATACTTATATAATAATTGCCAATGCTGGAACCTTCAGTAATTACATGTAAATGGAATGAGCAGTATTAACCTCTGATGACAGGTGCTCCAGCCAGTCTTTCagggtcttgttcttgaatttgCACGATGCAGCCtattcaaaagaagaaaacataATCATGATTATTGTACTCATTTACATTTTAAGATAAACTCATAACATGATATACGTGTACAGACTCAAACTCAATTCAAGCAATAAGCCCAATAAGTGAAGTAAAAGACTGAGAACAAAGCATCTGCAGATGGATGTCTAGCAAGGTTATATTGGAAGTTTATAACGTACCCAAGTTCCAAGATAGTTCTGAGACAAGTCCTTGATACATTCCAAAGCATCATGCCTCTTTGCATACCACATACTTTCTCTAGTTTTCAATAGTTCAACATTCAATTGCTTCACCTCATACTCAAGCTGTAATATGGAAAATAAATCTGAGGAACGATGGAATCAAATAAGATCATACAAAGCTAAAATATTCAATTTCTCTGAGAAGAACATTCACTCTGGCAGTCTTCAATAAGAGTTGTAACAGATTTCCTTCATCCACTTGCTGCGATGACCCTACAGAGATCACCAGGTCCCTTGCCTTCTTATCACTGGTCTATGAAACAATATGTTAGAAAGTAAAATAACAGAAAGACAAGCATAACACTGGTTTGCTGCTTTGCAAGATTTATAACTTCAATATGATAATGATTAATGAAAAAAAGTAAAATAGTGTTTACAGGAACTAAATAGGGCTTTACCATGCGGTGAAGCAAAAGCCAGCGAAGAGCGAAATTGCATTCTCTAATGACAGAAAGAAGACTCAGAGAATTATCAAGCACATATTCCTTGTTTATGGCATGTATGTGAATATCCAAATCAGCTAGAAAATGAGTAACctgaaaccaaaaaaaaaaggagtgtgACGACACAACTTCAATTCACAACTAAAGTCTGAAACAAGAACTCCTTTGAGAACGATAGATAAAATGTTTTGCTATACTGACCTTCGTATAATGGTGTAGACTAATATCACGAATGGAGGTGGGAGAAAGGCAGGACACTAATGATAACTTTGCTTCTTTGTATGCATCCCAAGAGACAAGTAAATCCACTGAGAAGTGCAAGAATATGGGAACCACCCAATTGTCTTTGAAGAACCGGTCAACAATCTCCCGCATAACCAAACCTCTATGCAGAAGGTCATCAGAATAAAACAACATGACATACAGATGTCCACCTTGCAAGGACAGAGCTGCAGTTCGATGCTGCGGATCAGGATAGAACCGGATGTTGTTGTAGACATCCCCGTTCCTCAAGCAAGTTATGACAGCATCCACAACAGGCTCGGGAAAAGGAAACCTCCTGAGTAGGTCCTCAGGCTTCTGAATAGAAATAATATCCGAGCTAAATGGTGATGAACCAAAAGTAGCAGACGTAGCAGGGGTAGGCACGTGCCGGCGACATAGCTCACATATCCGCTCCAGATTTGGGTAGTTAAAACAGCGGTCATACCGCAGGTGCGCCACAAGGAGCTTCTCACGCAGCAACCCGCCAATTTTGTGTTCCATTAGCAGAATCATGCATCCGAACAGCGCCATCGACTCCACAAGTAACTGGCATGCGCAGTTGTTCTCCAACACATGATCCAATGTGCAATGCACATATAGCCCTTCCTAAGCAAGAAAGAGCCCTCATTTAGTGAATTAGTGTCATTAAAACTGGGACGGGGTGGCATCATGTTCAATGTTCTGTTCATAAAAATATTTACCAACAATAGCATCATTCGTTTACGACGAATTACGAGTTATGAGTACAGTTAGCAACGGAGAGAGGAAAGTGTAGCCTAACCTGCAGGTCATTCAGGTAATTGCAGAGCTCCTCGTGGTAAGTGACGGCACCATCCAGCAAGGAGAAGAACCTCTGCATGTACGGGGCGCAGGACTCACGGAGCTGATCTTCCAGCGCCTCCAGCTCGATGTTGCCCTCGACCCTCGACTCGAAATCGCCTGGGGAATCGAGGTACCTGTTCCGCGGGCGAAGTGAAATGTCAGTTGAAACTATGGTCGCTACTGGACATTTGAGGAGTTTCTATCTAGTAAAAGGAGGAGAATTGACGCAAGTGCACTTTCGGATTGCGTTGGTACTGCATTTTAtcgaagagagagaggggtCACCGGAAGTCGAAGAGGACGGAGTCGAAGCGGCGGTCGGCGAACTGGGGAGGGGCGCGGTCGGCGAGCAGGAGCAACTCGGCGATGAGGGCCTCCGCGCGGGCGCAGAAACCGAGGAGCTCCGGGAagtcgccgccgacggcggtggaggcggccggtCGGCTTGGGCCCGGCTCCTCCATAACTGGTTTAGCTCGAGGGCTCGGGTCAGATCGGTCGGGAACTTGGTAAGATGATCGCCCAGAGCGAGAGGTGAAGTGGCAACGGGTGCTAAAGGAACACCGTCGCTCGTGCTTTGGATTCACCCTGAACTCCTGAAGACCTTCTTTATGGctctttaatttaattttaaatatGAAGCGATTCTGCCGATATTTATTAGGAAAAACTACTTTTTAAGTTTCCAACGTGTTAATTTATTCTAGGGCCACGGAATCAGCCTAACAtcacttttaaaaaaatttgtttgGCTAACTCCTCCTAGATTCAGCAGAAAACTATACTACACATATCCTAAAAATCAGAATATTTTCCccgttttattttctttatgtgGAGACAATATGCAGCAGAAAGACATACACAGCTACTATAGCAAAATGTTGTGTGTAGGGATGGACCAAACGAAGCTGCACGTTAAAAGATCCATGCTCCCTTCCCCCTCTCACGACACATTCTCATCGATCCTGTACAATAGTTCTATAGCTAAAATGCAAATTTTATTATAATTTCTAAAACATTACATTTTATTACAGTTTCTAAAAACATTTGCGCGGTTAGATTTTCATTTTCTTAAAATCTTAACTGCTTCTTGGTTTGTCCTCTTTTCCACTAGCAGCAAGATGAATAGTGATATAAATAACACAAATTGCATGATTGTGTTGGAAGCGGTGGAAAAGAACACTTTGTCAAAATTTGTTGTAACTTTTTTCCTATAGTTACTGTTTCGTATTTTCCTTAATATAAATCATGTATAGGATGTTATTGGGTGTCTTTTGTAAAAAGAATCAATCTTTTTTTACTATAACCGGTGGTCCTTGCATTCGCACTAGTTAGCTGTCATTTTAGCTCTTTGGATTGTAGTCAGAAATCATGGCACGTCCGTTCCCTTCATTTCTTGTCGGTTGTAAACGTTTACATAGCATCCACTACCAATccagtaaaaaaaacaatacacACAAAACTATTGCCTTCCCTACCCTTTTGTATAATCAAAATCTCTATCATAGATAGATTCTTTTGTGTTTTAATTGAAACATAGCAAATAACCCAGGCTAAAAACTTAGATACCATATACAATTCAACGCATCCACTTTTACTTTCTCACCTGAGCAGTTTGCAAGGGGGCAGCTGGACAATAGTGCATACCAAAGGGGTTCATGTGCCCATGTCTACTATGGAGTAGTAATGCTTAACCACACTAAAATATTGGTACTTAGGCTATAACTTTTGGGTACTTTTGCAAGCTGAAACTCTGTAACTGACTTTAGCACAATTTTAAAAGTATTTATTAATTTTATGTTATATCTCTAGGGATTttgaaagagcatctaggccccttGTGG from Setaria italica strain Yugu1 chromosome VII, Setaria_italica_v2.0, whole genome shotgun sequence includes the following:
- the LOC101759659 gene encoding WASH complex subunit 5 isoform X3, translating into MEEPGPSRPAASTAVGGDFPELLGFCARAEALIAELLLLADRAPPQFADRRFDSVLFDFRYLDSPGDFESRVEGNIELEALEDQLRESCAPYMQRFFSLLDGAVTYHEELCNYLNDLQEGLYVHCTLDHVLENNCACQLLVESMALFGCMILLMEHKIGGLLREKLLVAHLRYDRCFNYPNLERICELCRRHVPTPATSATFGSSPFSSDIISIQKPEDLLRRFPFPEPVVDAVITCLRNGDVYNNIRFYPDPQHRTAALSLQGGHLYVMLFYSDDLLHRGLVMREIVDRFFKDNWVVPIFLHFSVDLLVSWDAYKEAKLSLVSCLSPTSIRDISLHHYTKVTHFLADLDIHIHAINKEYVLDNSLSLLSVIRECNFALRWLLLHRMTSDKKARDLVISVGSSQQVDEGNLLQLLLKTARLEYEVKQLNVELLKTRESMWYAKRHDALECIKDLSQNYLGTWAASCKFKNKTLKDWLEHLSSELISLNYTSIGSCGRTIHRVLSTLKDIEMLHQIKESVQIKQGFSKIQKNLHDMIKILNLNQEAINILSVITDAKYAWVYLTLFETLLKKNISQDPSETIFLHTVFLKFQSWLSAPLQRTKQCESPDLQCISTYYSSIYAAKIFAVLDIVPEILLKISTAVDYVNAEQPTHPVNRINQEALQELMQMDQQLCQARQAAKLCIISEGLGNMSNNFDDLMNLNLGGWLKQAIKKELAIQLERKLKYLSSYGDMESNLNSLSNFMFSQMQRMEFLEDILHIDGSSIWQETFTTVLEQCAKKEFLELMACMQKSANVVKQLNNVYSPSTFFGNLLQHIVRLTNPSHSMFIEAMIGWFDAGGHELLGMRFFNLLELCVGQVGLACLDSLVHILIKHSMENTVKGLHTLVDAKRQGDLTKMDDLLGPPMSIPLMGWLSYKQMVKMLHSSWGSLVEKLATIGQLQLVRTLISFKLRSACKVVIWWHDHPCREEMRMKL
- the LOC101759659 gene encoding WASH complex subunit 5 isoform X1 codes for the protein MEEPGPSRPAASTAVGGDFPELLGFCARAEALIAELLLLADRAPPQFADRRFDSVLFDFRYLDSPGDFESRVEGNIELEALEDQLRESCAPYMQRFFSLLDGAVTYHEELCNYLNDLQEGLYVHCTLDHVLENNCACQLLVESMALFGCMILLMEHKIGGLLREKLLVAHLRYDRCFNYPNLERICELCRRHVPTPATSATFGSSPFSSDIISIQKPEDLLRRFPFPEPVVDAVITCLRNGDVYNNIRFYPDPQHRTAALSLQGGHLYVMLFYSDDLLHRGLVMREIVDRFFKDNWVVPIFLHFSVDLLVSWDAYKEAKLSLVSCLSPTSIRDISLHHYTKVTHFLADLDIHIHAINKEYVLDNSLSLLSVIRECNFALRWLLLHRMTSDKKARDLVISVGSSQQVDEGNLLQLLLKTARLEYEVKQLNVELLKTRESMWYAKRHDALECIKDLSQNYLGTWAASCKFKNKTLKDWLEHLSSELISLNYTSIGSCGRTIHRVLSTLKDIEMLHQIKESVQIKQGFSKIQKNLHDMIKILNLNQEAINILSVITDAKYAWVYLTLFETLLKKNISQDPSETIFLHTVFLKFQSWLSAPLQRTKQCESPDLQCISTYYSSIYAAKIFAVLDIVPEILLKISTAVDYVNAEQPTHPVNRINQEALQELMQMDQQLCQARQAAKLCIISEGLGNMSNNFDDLMNLNLGGWLKQAIKKELAIQLERKLKYLSSYGDMESNLNSLSNFMFSQMQRMEFLEDILHIDGSSIWQETFTTVLEQCAKKEFLELMACMQKSANVVKQLNNVYSPSTFFGNLLQHIVRLTNPSHSMFIEAMIGWFDAGGHELLGMRFFNLLELCVGQVGLACLDSLVHILIKHSMENTVKGLHTLVDAKRQGDLTKMDDLLGPPMSIPLMGWLSYKQMVKMLHSSWGSLVEKLATIGQLQLVRTLISFKLRSACKIKANTITSAVEVLVSSLYMHKRVFERGDEDETVRFFLHNIKEKQNFCGLFSPFQVIYISEDPPMFLTRLLSLFSISQLSRYVLDVHLGNLTSPLKRSTADFSAVIIGLGTILRQFDSFYMTQYIQFMVQYIRTAEAAFNATTETPKGATHSSEAPKAVFWLMSLCKYMDVSGDVVESCLPASALAILQS
- the LOC101759659 gene encoding WASH complex subunit 5 isoform X2, which produces MALFGCMILLMEHKIGGLLREKLLVAHLRYDRCFNYPNLERICELCRRHVPTPATSATFGSSPFSSDIISIQKPEDLLRRFPFPEPVVDAVITCLRNGDVYNNIRFYPDPQHRTAALSLQGGHLYVMLFYSDDLLHRGLVMREIVDRFFKDNWVVPIFLHFSVDLLVSWDAYKEAKLSLVSCLSPTSIRDISLHHYTKVTHFLADLDIHIHAINKEYVLDNSLSLLSVIRECNFALRWLLLHRMTSDKKARDLVISVGSSQQVDEGNLLQLLLKTARLEYEVKQLNVELLKTRESMWYAKRHDALECIKDLSQNYLGTWAASCKFKNKTLKDWLEHLSSELISLNYTSIGSCGRTIHRVLSTLKDIEMLHQIKESVQIKQGFSKIQKNLHDMIKILNLNQEAINILSVITDAKYAWVYLTLFETLLKKNISQDPSETIFLHTVFLKFQSWLSAPLQRTKQCESPDLQCISTYYSSIYAAKIFAVLDIVPEILLKISTAVDYVNAEQPTHPVNRINQEALQELMQMDQQLCQARQAAKLCIISEGLGNMSNNFDDLMNLNLGGWLKQAIKKELAIQLERKLKYLSSYGDMESNLNSLSNFMFSQMQRMEFLEDILHIDGSSIWQETFTTVLEQCAKKEFLELMACMQKSANVVKQLNNVYSPSTFFGNLLQHIVRLTNPSHSMFIEAMIGWFDAGGHELLGMRFFNLLELCVGQVGLACLDSLVHILIKHSMENTVKGLHTLVDAKRQGDLTKMDDLLGPPMSIPLMGWLSYKQMVKMLHSSWGSLVEKLATIGQLQLVRTLISFKLRSACKIKANTITSAVEVLVSSLYMHKRVFERGDEDETVRFFLHNIKEKQNFCGLFSPFQVIYISEDPPMFLTRLLSLFSISQLSRYVLDVHLGNLTSPLKRSTADFSAVIIGLGTILRQFDSFYMTQYIQFMVQYIRTAEAAFNATTETPKGATHSSEAPKAVFWLMSLCKYMDVSGDVVESCLPASALAILQS